From a region of the Aeoliella mucimassa genome:
- a CDS encoding PEP-CTERM sorting domain-containing protein (PEP-CTERM proteins occur, often in large numbers, in the proteomes of bacteria that also encode an exosortase, a predicted intramembrane cysteine proteinase. The presence of a PEP-CTERM domain at a protein's C-terminus predicts cleavage within the sorting domain, followed by covalent anchoring to some some component of the (usually Gram-negative) cell surface. Many PEP-CTERM proteins exhibit an unusual sequence composition that includes large numbers of potential glycosylation sites. Expression of one such protein has been shown restore the ability of a bacterium to form floc, a type of biofilm.): MKRLQPKRWLVAWAGAALACYLAGPATAATISLDSSSDTWIRDGRSYSANGIDGVLDARTEFVPYVQFDMSGLDIDSITDAALRLWKVPSARNDTIVTGRYATYGLSDLPGNTLQNWHETDDFDPGDATNGLDFRNTGAEWSPNYTATTGTQANGIDRDLLTSLDMEDGANVVESVNNSTGEIVLTGADLIAFLNSRADDNGLVTFLLPVEADGGRGWGIASKENVDSALHPQLDLTYSANVPEPTSLVLCGLAGAMLLVARRRG; encoded by the coding sequence ATGAAACGACTACAACCGAAACGCTGGCTCGTGGCCTGGGCCGGTGCCGCCTTAGCCTGTTACTTGGCTGGTCCCGCAACCGCGGCTACCATTTCACTCGATTCCAGTAGCGACACTTGGATTCGCGATGGGCGGAGCTACTCGGCCAACGGGATCGACGGAGTACTCGACGCCCGCACTGAGTTTGTGCCGTACGTGCAGTTCGATATGTCGGGCCTCGATATCGACAGCATCACCGATGCCGCGCTGCGACTTTGGAAAGTGCCCAGCGCCCGGAACGATACGATCGTCACGGGACGCTACGCGACTTATGGTTTGAGCGACCTGCCAGGCAACACCCTGCAGAACTGGCACGAAACCGATGATTTCGATCCCGGCGATGCGACCAACGGGCTCGACTTCCGCAATACCGGTGCCGAATGGAGTCCCAATTACACCGCGACGACCGGTACCCAGGCCAACGGTATCGACCGCGATTTGCTCACGAGCCTTGATATGGAAGATGGAGCCAATGTGGTCGAAAGCGTCAACAACTCGACCGGCGAGATCGTGCTCACCGGTGCCGATCTGATCGCCTTCCTCAACTCGCGAGCCGACGACAACGGGCTAGTCACGTTCTTGTTGCCGGTCGAGGCCGATGGTGGTCGCGGGTGGGGCATTGCTTCGAAAGAGAATGTGGATTCCGCACTGCATCCGCAGTTGGATCTTACCTACTCGGCGAACGTGCCCGAGCCCACCTCGTTGGTACTTTGCGGCTTGGCCGGAGCCATGCTGCTGGTCGCCCGTCGTCGTGGCTAA